A single Streptomyces sp. 2114.4 DNA region contains:
- a CDS encoding FAD-dependent oxidoreductase, translating to MDRTRCCIAGGGPAGMMLGLLLARAGVEVTVLEKHGDFLRDFRGDTVHPSTLRLLDELGLGEAFARLPFTKLEEMRAQVGTTTVVLGDMRHLPGRHKYIAMVPQWDFLDLLARTAAEEPCFTLRRHTEVRGLLTENGRVTGVRFRDEHGKPGELAADLTVACDGRHSRVRQAAGLRQRLFEVPMDVWQVRVEAPRSSQLRSSRGDPHADTRKDGRVFARFGGGQAAVTMDRGTYYQTSYLIKKGRDAELRAHDIQWLRDRLGALFDWDDEVTGAIGSWDDVKLLEVTFGRLRRWYRDGLLCIGDAAHTMSPVGGVGVNLALQDAVAAARILAVPLRRGTVGVADLARVQKRRHLPMAVVQKSQQAEHTMIRSALDGTLDADRLPVPMRLLRRVPPLRTVAGYLGGFGVRPERAPAFARVTPGARSR from the coding sequence ATGGATCGCACCAGGTGCTGCATAGCGGGCGGGGGACCCGCCGGGATGATGCTCGGACTGCTGCTGGCCAGGGCCGGCGTCGAGGTGACCGTCCTGGAGAAGCACGGCGACTTCCTGCGGGACTTCCGCGGGGACACCGTTCATCCGTCGACCCTGCGGCTGCTGGACGAACTGGGCCTCGGCGAGGCGTTCGCCCGGCTGCCGTTCACCAAGCTGGAGGAGATGCGGGCGCAGGTGGGCACCACCACGGTGGTACTGGGCGATATGCGGCATCTCCCGGGCCGGCACAAGTACATCGCCATGGTCCCGCAGTGGGACTTCCTCGATCTGCTCGCGAGGACGGCCGCCGAGGAGCCGTGCTTCACCCTGCGGAGGCACACCGAGGTGAGGGGACTGCTGACCGAGAACGGCCGCGTCACGGGGGTGCGGTTTCGCGACGAGCACGGAAAACCCGGCGAGCTGGCCGCGGATCTGACGGTCGCGTGCGACGGCCGGCACTCGCGGGTGCGGCAGGCGGCCGGGCTCCGGCAGCGGCTGTTCGAGGTACCGATGGACGTCTGGCAGGTAAGGGTGGAGGCTCCCCGAAGCTCTCAACTTCGTTCGAGCAGGGGGGACCCCCATGCCGACACCCGCAAGGACGGGCGGGTCTTCGCGCGCTTCGGCGGCGGCCAGGCGGCGGTCACCATGGACCGCGGCACGTACTACCAGACGTCCTATCTGATCAAGAAGGGCCGGGACGCGGAGCTGCGCGCCCACGACATCCAGTGGCTGCGTGACCGGCTCGGGGCGCTGTTCGACTGGGACGACGAGGTGACCGGCGCCATCGGTTCGTGGGACGACGTCAAGCTGCTGGAGGTGACCTTCGGGCGGCTGCGGCGCTGGTACCGGGACGGCCTGCTGTGCATCGGGGACGCGGCGCACACCATGTCGCCGGTCGGCGGCGTGGGGGTCAATCTGGCGCTGCAGGACGCGGTCGCGGCGGCCCGGATCCTGGCGGTGCCGCTGCGCCGCGGCACGGTCGGCGTGGCCGATCTGGCGCGCGTCCAGAAGCGGCGGCACCTGCCGATGGCCGTGGTGCAGAAGTCCCAGCAGGCCGAGCACACGATGATCCGGTCCGCGCTGGACGGCACGCTCGACGCGGACCGGCTGCCGGTGCCGATGCGACTGTTGCGGCGGGTGCCGCCGCTGCGGACGGTGGCCGGTTATCTCGGCGGGTTCGGAGTCCGTCCCGAGCGGGCTCCCGCCTTCGCCCGGGTCACGCCCGGGGCTCGATCGCGCTGA
- a CDS encoding SGNH/GDSL hydrolase family protein has protein sequence MGMNAHYTSFVAVGDSFTEGMSDGLPDGSYRGWADLLAARLAAAAPGFRYANLAVRGKLIGQIADEQCGPAASMGADLVTLVGGLNDVLRARCDVDRVCARFEEAAALLARGGGRLVLMRSPGRQGPVLERFRPRMEQLFARIDETAARHGAVVVDLYASRALSDPRMWADDRLHLNAEGHLRVAEAVWQALGLPAASDWDAPLPAAPPPGWGARRAGDLRFAREHLVPWIGRRLTGRSSGDGRTGAQFSAELGKAFWVTPADHTNPGLVTDWRQVGP, from the coding sequence ATGGGAATGAATGCTCACTACACCAGTTTCGTCGCGGTCGGCGACAGCTTCACCGAGGGGATGTCCGACGGGCTCCCGGACGGCTCGTACCGCGGCTGGGCCGATCTGCTCGCCGCCCGGCTGGCGGCCGCCGCGCCCGGTTTCCGGTACGCCAATCTCGCGGTGCGCGGCAAGCTCATCGGGCAGATCGCCGACGAGCAGTGCGGGCCGGCCGCCTCGATGGGCGCCGATCTGGTCACGCTGGTCGGCGGGCTCAATGACGTTCTGCGCGCGCGGTGCGACGTGGACCGGGTGTGCGCGCGGTTCGAGGAGGCCGCGGCCCTGCTGGCGCGGGGCGGCGGGCGGCTGGTGCTGATGCGCAGTCCGGGACGGCAGGGGCCGGTGCTGGAGCGCTTCCGGCCGCGGATGGAGCAGCTGTTCGCACGGATCGACGAGACGGCCGCGCGGCACGGTGCGGTGGTCGTCGACCTGTATGCGTCGCGGGCGCTGTCCGACCCGCGGATGTGGGCCGATGACCGGCTGCACCTGAACGCCGAGGGGCACCTCAGGGTGGCGGAGGCCGTCTGGCAGGCGCTCGGACTGCCCGCCGCGTCGGACTGGGACGCACCGCTGCCGGCCGCCCCACCGCCGGGCTGGGGTGCGCGGCGGGCCGGGGATCTGCGCTTCGCGCGCGAGCATCTGGTGCCGTGGATAGGACGGCGGCTCACCGGCCGCTCCTCCGGCGACGGCCGGACAGGCGCCCAGTTCAGCGCTGAGCTGGGCAAAGCCTTCTGGGTCACCCCTGCGGACCACACAAACCCCGGCCTTGTGACGGACTGGCGACAGGTGGGGCCCTAG
- the pgsB gene encoding poly-gamma-glutamate synthase PgsB, with protein sequence MLFLYVVLLLSCAVLLVAGVLEQRRHYAALAQIPTRVLVNGIRGKSSITRLCAGALRGGGLVTVAKTTGTAARFIHPDATEEPVYRKFGIANVVEQIGIVRRAAAYRPHALVIECMAVMPALQEVNQEKLIRSTIGVLCNVREDHLAEMGPTLDDVARSLSRSMPFDGVCVTAEQERLHILEEEADKRRCRLIAVDPESVTDEELREFSWFTFKENVAIALAVAELLGVDRATALRGMREAPPDPGVLSVERYRTPDGKRLRFANVFAANDPESTLMNVRQLEELGAIRRPLNLVINCRPDRVERNGQMGAIVPDLAPETVFLIGHPTKSARDGIPPGSPGRVVDLGGDRRDAQELTHAVLAELAPDSSLVAVGNIHGQGELLLDHLGKLPPDHTDEPLPVAHPPEAEPYSWVGSMNGPTSGAHAQGPSSAHADAPADARYETARNPL encoded by the coding sequence GTGCTTTTCCTCTATGTTGTCCTGCTGCTGAGCTGTGCCGTGCTGCTGGTCGCCGGCGTGCTGGAGCAGCGGCGCCACTACGCCGCGCTGGCGCAGATACCCACCCGGGTGCTGGTCAACGGCATTCGCGGCAAGAGCTCGATCACCCGGCTGTGCGCGGGGGCGCTGCGCGGCGGCGGTCTGGTCACCGTGGCCAAGACCACCGGCACCGCTGCCCGGTTCATCCACCCGGACGCCACCGAGGAGCCGGTGTACCGGAAGTTCGGCATCGCGAACGTCGTCGAGCAGATCGGCATCGTCCGGCGCGCGGCGGCGTACCGGCCGCACGCCCTGGTGATCGAGTGCATGGCGGTGATGCCCGCGCTGCAGGAGGTCAACCAGGAGAAGCTGATCCGCTCCACCATCGGCGTGCTGTGCAACGTGCGCGAGGACCACCTCGCCGAAATGGGGCCGACGCTGGACGATGTCGCCCGCTCGCTGTCCCGGTCGATGCCGTTCGACGGGGTCTGCGTCACCGCCGAGCAGGAGCGGCTGCACATCCTCGAAGAGGAGGCGGACAAGCGGCGGTGCCGGCTGATCGCCGTCGATCCGGAGTCGGTCACCGACGAGGAGCTGCGCGAGTTCAGTTGGTTCACGTTCAAGGAGAACGTCGCCATCGCGCTGGCCGTGGCCGAACTGCTCGGTGTGGACCGGGCCACCGCCCTGCGCGGTATGCGGGAGGCGCCGCCGGACCCCGGCGTGCTCTCCGTCGAGCGCTACCGCACACCGGACGGCAAGCGGCTGCGCTTCGCCAATGTCTTCGCCGCGAACGACCCCGAGTCGACGTTGATGAACGTCCGTCAGCTGGAGGAACTCGGGGCGATCCGCCGCCCGCTGAACCTCGTCATCAACTGCCGCCCGGACCGGGTGGAACGCAATGGGCAGATGGGAGCGATCGTCCCCGACCTGGCCCCCGAGACGGTCTTCCTCATCGGGCACCCCACCAAGAGTGCCCGCGACGGCATCCCGCCGGGCTCGCCGGGACGGGTGGTGGACCTGGGCGGCGACCGGCGCGACGCGCAGGAGCTGACCCACGCCGTCCTCGCCGAACTGGCCCCGGATTCCTCGCTGGTGGCCGTCGGCAATATCCACGGCCAGGGCGAACTCCTCCTGGACCACCTCGGCAAGCTGCCCCCGGACCACACCGACGAGCCGCTTCCGGTCGCGCACCCGCCCGAGGCGGAGCCGTACAGCTGGGTGGGGTCGATGAACGGCCCGACGTCCGGCGCACACGCCCAAGGCCCCTCCTCCGCCCATGCCGATGCCCCTGCCGACGCCCGGTACGAAACCGCAAGGAACCCGCTGTGA
- a CDS encoding hydrolase, translating into MKHARRRHSRLRTRVAGTTGLLTLALGAGIAPATAAEKTAHAPMAAAAALDTAASADTEAAVEPPQAPGQLTLPAPTGRHRVGTVDLHLRDSSRMDPWVPGQQRELMVSLWYPATNTSQYPAALLPNSQQVLPGGVTLPTTAGHTGAPVARKDGKLPVLLYSPGGRGNRATGTALVQDLASRGYLVVTIDHTHDTGDVVFPGGRHEVSMLPPGTKSRDLIDVRAADSHFVINQLAEIARGHNPDVEHKPLPHGLTQAVSTKHIGMFGASLGGGSVAAAMHADSRIDAGVNLDGQLFGRSEHQRLDRPYMLFSSEHHNRNTDPSWARLWENLHGERLDLKLRGSGHNSFVDNQVLFPQAPGAFGITPEVMQQALGTIDPNRSIEVQRTYVAAFFDKHLRHQHSSLLDGPSRHYPEVDFVR; encoded by the coding sequence ATGAAGCACGCACGAAGGCGCCACAGCCGGTTGCGCACCCGGGTCGCCGGCACCACAGGACTACTGACCCTCGCCCTGGGCGCCGGGATCGCGCCGGCCACCGCCGCGGAGAAGACCGCCCATGCGCCCATGGCCGCGGCGGCGGCCTTGGACACAGCGGCGTCCGCGGACACGGAAGCGGCCGTGGAACCGCCCCAAGCCCCGGGCCAGCTGACTCTCCCTGCTCCGACCGGTCGCCATCGCGTCGGGACGGTCGACCTCCACCTGCGCGACTCGTCCCGCATGGATCCGTGGGTGCCCGGACAGCAACGCGAGCTGATGGTCTCGCTGTGGTACCCGGCGACGAACACGAGCCAGTACCCCGCCGCACTCCTCCCCAACAGCCAGCAGGTGCTGCCGGGCGGGGTGACCCTGCCCACCACGGCCGGGCACACCGGCGCCCCGGTCGCCCGCAAGGACGGCAAGCTGCCGGTGCTGCTGTACTCGCCCGGCGGGCGTGGGAACCGTGCGACGGGTACGGCACTGGTTCAGGACCTGGCCAGCCGCGGCTACTTGGTCGTCACCATCGACCACACCCACGACACCGGCGATGTGGTGTTCCCCGGCGGGCGACATGAGGTGAGCATGCTGCCGCCAGGCACCAAATCGCGCGACTTGATCGACGTCCGGGCGGCGGACAGCCACTTCGTCATCAACCAGCTGGCCGAGATCGCCCGCGGCCACAACCCGGACGTGGAACACAAGCCGCTCCCCCACGGGCTGACCCAGGCCGTGAGCACGAAGCACATCGGGATGTTCGGCGCTTCCCTCGGCGGCGGATCAGTGGCCGCCGCCATGCACGCGGACTCCAGGATCGACGCCGGCGTGAACCTGGACGGCCAGCTCTTCGGCCGGTCGGAACACCAGCGGCTCGACCGCCCCTACATGCTGTTCAGTTCCGAGCACCACAACCGCAACACCGACCCGAGCTGGGCGCGGCTCTGGGAAAACCTGCACGGAGAGCGGCTCGACCTGAAGCTGCGCGGCTCCGGGCACAACTCCTTCGTCGACAACCAGGTCCTGTTCCCCCAGGCGCCGGGCGCATTCGGGATAACCCCGGAAGTAATGCAGCAGGCACTCGGCACGATCGACCCCAACCGCTCCATCGAGGTCCAACGCACCTATGTCGCCGCCTTCTTCGACAAGCACCTGCGCCACCAGCACAGCAGCCTCCTCGACGGCCCCTCGCGCCATTACCCGGAGGTCGACTTCGTCCGCTGA
- a CDS encoding cache and HAMP domain-containing protein: MPMLGGVRPPIAALLCGLLAVSALTALGLGTVHEQDVPQALSDAERQIAQDAADSVGTSINASARAVRRSAASATPAGSSKPATVLRSLLPAGHPAAGGVLLDPRTGKPLAASGEKVPLTGVDAKDLARPDTGNIAPRVVASGTGAPRLLLFARVNVPVADRKQDENQDQAGDLRGNQDAEERGLLFVVSEKVAAPAVYGAGRTGQLVDRNGKVCASAPTTGATLAAATGHRTLPAAAANAANTGVPTGDVSGSVLGDGHHGLRRVTGWASVAAADGKDDASGLGLTVLTAREVAPAKTGADHMWFALVAAGVLVVIAVLVTLVLWGTMQRPLLRLHLSAARLARGVGEVPEERAELARPVPALGFGEPGRAGRALESIRRQLLGETGPEPEQEVRRRPGVRALVLVCALVIAVWGVPLLFLLNRVPAAKAVPAAAVADQQARTEAAADRVQRSLGGSRTDLAAAASALSGASRERAAEVLRRERADHPTFRSLYVLDRTGALVQQVGKPPVRTLVPPTGEGITQVNTSGKIPAIAAYARIPAPGKAKGAKKAEDTAPAVVVAEIGVDALDDLVSRPGLGSVWLTDERHRVLAASVGFEAFQSLPSRRLTRLVAKTDAAPGGAGKSASAVLHAGTSPGEGLSVAAAAPLAQKGPAAGLGWRVVSAEPAAALKLAAYQVQARTMLAGLLALTAGGACLGWLHIVVVRPLRTLTGCAERLAAGDRRTVLFPVHHDECGSVTRSLELLRQALVERDRGAGSGLAAVPAPSFQCGSAP, encoded by the coding sequence ATGCCCATGCTCGGAGGCGTCCGCCCACCGATCGCCGCACTGCTCTGCGGCCTGCTGGCCGTTTCCGCGTTGACCGCTCTTGGTCTCGGTACCGTTCACGAACAGGATGTGCCCCAGGCCCTGAGCGACGCGGAACGCCAGATCGCCCAGGATGCCGCCGACTCGGTCGGGACCTCCATCAACGCAAGTGCCAGGGCCGTGCGCCGCTCTGCGGCGTCGGCCACACCCGCCGGCAGCAGCAAACCGGCGACAGTTCTGCGGTCCCTTCTCCCCGCCGGGCACCCTGCGGCGGGCGGTGTGCTGCTCGACCCGCGCACCGGCAAACCGCTGGCGGCCAGCGGGGAGAAGGTGCCGCTGACCGGGGTGGATGCGAAGGATCTGGCGCGGCCCGATACCGGCAACATCGCGCCCCGGGTGGTCGCTTCCGGCACTGGCGCACCGCGGCTGTTGCTCTTCGCCCGGGTGAACGTCCCCGTCGCGGACCGCAAGCAGGACGAGAACCAGGATCAGGCGGGGGACCTGAGAGGGAATCAGGACGCGGAGGAACGCGGACTCCTGTTTGTCGTCTCCGAAAAGGTCGCTGCTCCAGCGGTGTACGGAGCGGGGCGCACCGGACAACTGGTGGACCGGAACGGCAAGGTGTGTGCTTCCGCCCCCACCACCGGCGCGACCCTGGCGGCCGCTACCGGCCACCGCACGCTGCCTGCCGCTGCGGCGAACGCCGCGAACACCGGCGTTCCCACCGGCGACGTCTCGGGCAGCGTGCTCGGTGACGGTCACCACGGGCTGCGCAGGGTCACGGGGTGGGCCTCGGTCGCCGCGGCGGACGGCAAGGACGACGCCTCCGGCCTGGGACTGACCGTCCTGACGGCCCGGGAGGTGGCTCCGGCGAAGACGGGAGCCGACCACATGTGGTTCGCCCTGGTGGCCGCGGGTGTGCTGGTGGTGATCGCCGTGCTGGTCACCCTGGTGCTGTGGGGCACGATGCAGCGTCCGCTGCTGCGGCTGCATCTGTCCGCCGCCCGGCTGGCCAGGGGTGTCGGCGAAGTGCCGGAGGAGCGTGCGGAGTTGGCGCGGCCGGTGCCGGCTCTCGGGTTCGGCGAGCCCGGCAGGGCCGGCCGGGCGCTGGAGTCGATACGCCGCCAACTGCTCGGCGAGACGGGGCCGGAGCCGGAGCAGGAGGTGCGGCGCCGTCCCGGCGTCCGGGCGCTGGTGCTCGTCTGCGCCCTCGTGATCGCCGTGTGGGGGGTGCCGCTACTGTTCCTGCTCAACCGGGTACCGGCGGCCAAGGCCGTACCGGCAGCCGCCGTCGCCGATCAACAGGCACGCACCGAGGCCGCCGCCGACCGGGTGCAGCGGTCCCTCGGCGGGAGCCGCACCGACCTCGCGGCGGCGGCGTCGGCCCTCTCCGGTGCGTCACGCGAGCGGGCGGCGGAGGTGCTGCGGCGCGAACGCGCCGACCACCCCACGTTCCGGTCGCTGTATGTGCTGGACCGCACCGGTGCCCTCGTGCAGCAGGTGGGCAAGCCGCCGGTGCGCACCCTCGTCCCGCCGACCGGCGAGGGGATCACCCAGGTCAACACGTCGGGCAAGATCCCGGCGATCGCCGCCTACGCCCGGATCCCGGCGCCCGGGAAGGCCAAGGGCGCCAAGAAGGCCGAGGACACCGCCCCGGCTGTCGTCGTCGCGGAGATCGGCGTGGACGCGTTGGACGACCTGGTTTCCCGGCCCGGGCTCGGCAGCGTGTGGCTGACCGACGAGCGCCACAGAGTGCTTGCGGCGAGCGTCGGCTTTGAAGCCTTCCAGTCCCTTCCCAGCCGGCGCCTCACCCGTCTGGTGGCGAAGACCGACGCGGCCCCCGGCGGCGCGGGCAAGTCGGCATCGGCCGTACTGCACGCGGGGACCTCCCCGGGCGAGGGCCTGTCGGTCGCGGCCGCCGCGCCACTGGCACAGAAGGGGCCTGCCGCCGGACTCGGCTGGCGGGTGGTCTCCGCCGAGCCGGCCGCGGCGCTCAAACTGGCGGCATATCAGGTCCAGGCACGCACCATGCTGGCCGGACTGCTCGCCCTGACCGCGGGCGGCGCCTGCCTGGGCTGGCTGCACATCGTGGTGGTCAGACCGCTGCGCACGCTCACCGGATGCGCGGAACGGCTGGCCGCCGGTGACCGCCGCACCGTGCTGTTCCCGGTCCACCACGACGAGTGCGGTTCGGTCACCCGCAGTCTGGAACTGCTCCGGCAGGCGCTGGTGGAGCGGGACCGTGGCGCGGGATCCGGTCTGGCCGCTGTCCCTGCCCCCTCGTTCCAGTGCGGCAGCGCACCGTAG
- a CDS encoding TetR/AcrR family transcriptional regulator, whose protein sequence is MTARREAGPDALTFTERGRRQQLIEATIDLISTRGYPATSLSAIAERAGLSKAAVLYHFSSKDNLTRAALEQVMEQFRAHVGERVARAAGPRDAIVAYVRAMIGYQQAHRRQVRVITEMLLDDEGGTRLKTPGSHDTHGRWQALATLLTEGQEAGVFRKFDVRVVALAIGGAIDGVIAHWLVHPDLDLDAAAAELEGFALSAIEPRA, encoded by the coding sequence ATGACTGCTCGCCGGGAGGCTGGACCCGACGCGCTGACCTTCACCGAACGGGGCCGCCGCCAACAGCTCATCGAAGCCACCATCGACCTGATCTCCACCCGCGGTTACCCCGCCACCTCGCTGTCGGCGATCGCCGAGCGCGCCGGGCTGTCCAAGGCCGCGGTGCTCTACCACTTCTCCTCGAAGGACAACCTGACCCGGGCGGCACTGGAGCAGGTGATGGAGCAGTTCCGCGCCCACGTCGGCGAGCGGGTGGCGCGGGCGGCCGGCCCGCGGGACGCGATCGTCGCCTACGTACGGGCGATGATCGGCTACCAGCAGGCCCACCGCCGCCAGGTACGCGTGATCACCGAGATGCTGCTCGACGACGAGGGGGGCACCCGGCTCAAGACGCCCGGCTCGCACGACACCCACGGCCGCTGGCAGGCCCTCGCCACATTGCTGACGGAGGGTCAGGAGGCGGGAGTCTTCCGGAAGTTCGATGTCCGGGTCGTTGCCCTGGCGATCGGTGGGGCGATCGACGGGGTGATCGCGCACTGGCTGGTCCATCCGGACCTCGACCTGGACGCCGCGGCCGCGGAGCTGGAGGGGTTCGCCCTCAGCGCGATCGAGCCCCGGGCGTGA